Proteins encoded by one window of Halictus rubicundus isolate RS-2024b chromosome 18, iyHalRubi1_principal, whole genome shotgun sequence:
- the LOC143362726 gene encoding uncharacterized protein LOC143362726 produces MRALVCIMMIAVAMAEEKTVQKRGLLGLGHGGWSGGLGGLGGWDGGLVGGDLGHSSVVVQQKAVAVPVAVPQPYPVAVDRPVAVKVPVAVPHPVPVPVAVPQPYPVVQTQTVHVPVDRPVPVSVPVKVPVPVPAPYPVKVAVPHPVPVAVPHAVPVAVPHAVPVAVPQPIVVKQSVPVLVKSHGHY; encoded by the exons ATGAGGGCCCTG GTATGCATAATGATGATCGCCGTGGCGATGGCCGAAGAAAAAACGGTCCAGAAGCGAGGTCTTCTTGGCCTGGGCCATGGCGGCTGGTCCGGTGGACTCGGTGGACTCGGTGGTTGGGACGGTGGCCTCGTCGGTGGTGATTTGGGACATAGCAGTGTCGTCGTTCAGCAAAAAGCTGTCGCAGTTCCAGTCGCTGTCCCGCAACCGTACCCAGTCGCCGTCGACCGACCAGTCGCAGTTAAG GTGCCAGTCGCTGTGCCACATCCCGTCCCGGTACCAGTTGCGGTCCCCCAGCCCTACCCGGTGGTCCAGACCCAGACCGTCCATGTTCCAGTCGACAGGCCGGTCCCAGTTTCGGTTCCAGTTAAGGTGCCCGTGCCTGTGCCCGCCCCGTACCCCGTCAAG GTAGCGGTCCCACACCCCGTCCCTGTTGCGGTTCCACACGCAGTTCCAGTCGCGGTTCCACACGCAGTTCCAGTCGCGGTTCCTCAGCCAATCGTCGTTAAGCAATCGGTTCCCGTTCTTGTTAAATCCCATGGTCACTACTAG